Genomic window (Mycoplasmopsis citelli):
ACCATATTTTTATGTTAATGAAATTCAACCTTTAGAAATTATTTCTATTTATAAACATTTTGGAATTCCGTATAAAAATTCTTATATTAACATTCAAGATGGGTTTATTTATTTTGTTTTTAATAAAAAAAGTAATTCAGCATATTTATCACTCCTTGAGCGAGTTAAGCAACTTAATAAAAATTTTTTACTAACAAAATACTTTATTGCTGGAACTATTTTTGTTTTAGAAGAACCCTATAATCCAAAACATACAAATTTAGAATTACTAGATAAAATTCGTTATTCATTATTTAATATTTTAAATAATCGAAACCAATCAGATCAATATATCAACTTAAAACCTGGAGTGTTTTTAAGTGATGAATTTAAGGATTTTCTTTTTCATTATAATCAATACATCCGGATTAATAATAATGAAAATTTTAGGTTCACCCAGCGAAAAATCAAAGTATACAAAAGTAATCGTGATTCGATTTTATCAGTTAAAGAAATTGATTTTGGAGACTTTGATCCAAAATATCTAAAATTATTTCAAAAAATCCCATATCTAAATTATCTTTTTGAAGATTCTTGGTACCAAAATATCAAAAATTCGTTAAATTATCAACCTTCTAAAATTCCTATTAGCTCTAATATGGTTAAAATCTCCCAAGAAGTATTTTTAAAATCACCCATTGTGGATTCAACTACTTCACCAACGTATTTAGTATATGCGTATAAAAATTTATTTGATTATAAGAAATTACGTAAAAAAATTAAATCCAATTACCAATTTAACATTCCAACAGCTTTATATGTTAATCAAA
Coding sequences:
- a CDS encoding MHO_4530 family protein, producing the protein MAIILISIFGFLFFILGAIIAFLILVLYYFRSFSGVILFKIDNINKRVLRFSGKYLFMSTIFDSKRSEFTTYKYISTETFLSFLNQKAAKELSDYLSLSPEFQRDLVIRFDQNKEMINALNLTFFEKQILWLDKLLNYKTVYVLKITAKNDGYFRCSIIWNRNRVYRNEDASQLINNQKKLNNMIQKKVILALALKPYFYVNEIQPLEIISIYKHFGIPYKNSYINIQDGFIYFVFNKKSNSAYLSLLERVKQLNKNFLLTKYFIAGTIFVLEEPYNPKHTNLELLDKIRYSLFNILNNRNQSDQYINLKPGVFLSDEFKDFLFHYNQYIRINNNENFRFTQRKIKVYKSNRDSILSVKEIDFGDFDPKYLKLFQKIPYLNYLFEDSWYQNIKNSLNYQPSKIPISSNMVKISQEVFLKSPIVDSTTSPTYLVYAYKNLFDYKKLRKKIKSNYQFNIPTALYVNQIDKPLINVINYTKLKVIVIGEVISSRLNETNVFYDCINIVSLAQKNGIKIVYENPDLNLDPLIVEKAQIKAYFK